One genomic region from Leifsonia sp. Root1293 encodes:
- the arr gene encoding NAD(+)--rifampin ADP-ribosyltransferase, with protein sequence MNAALDAGPFFHGTKADLHEGDLLTAGYRSNYRPEVVMNHIYFTALQNGAGLAAELAAGDGAPRVYLVEPTGEFENDPNVTDKKFPGNPTRSYRSNSPLKVLGEVTEWTRLTPEELQAWRDRLAVLRSDQRGEIIN encoded by the coding sequence GTGAACGCAGCACTCGACGCCGGCCCGTTCTTCCACGGCACGAAGGCCGACCTCCACGAGGGAGACCTGCTCACGGCGGGATACAGGTCGAACTATCGTCCTGAGGTCGTGATGAACCACATCTACTTCACCGCTCTGCAGAACGGTGCCGGGCTGGCTGCGGAGCTCGCGGCCGGCGACGGTGCCCCGCGGGTCTACCTGGTGGAACCGACCGGCGAGTTCGAGAACGACCCGAACGTCACGGACAAGAAGTTTCCGGGCAACCCCACTCGGTCGTATCGCAGCAATTCCCCGCTCAAGGTTCTCGGCGAGGTGACAGAGTGGACCCGCCTCACTCCAGAGGAGCTTCAGGCGTGGCGAGACCGGCTGGCCGTGCTTCGGTCGGACCAGCGGGGCGAGATCATCAACTGA
- a CDS encoding Lrp/AsnC family transcriptional regulator, whose translation MDSKKTDLDRIDRGLLRALSVNARASGSMLASEVGVAESTVSLRLRRLQALGHIRGYHANIDLATLGASLQALIAVRLAKHARDEIDSFRAAAPHLPGVISLYHMAGADDYLLHVAAHDANELRDFVLTHLTGHPAVAHTETNLIFEHADGDGWQELLK comes from the coding sequence ATGGATTCGAAGAAAACCGACCTCGATCGCATCGACCGCGGCCTGTTGCGAGCCCTGTCCGTGAACGCCAGGGCCTCCGGATCCATGCTCGCCTCCGAGGTCGGAGTGGCCGAATCGACGGTGTCGCTCCGGCTGCGTCGTCTGCAGGCCCTCGGACACATCCGCGGCTACCACGCCAACATCGACCTGGCCACCCTCGGGGCGTCACTGCAGGCGCTCATCGCGGTTCGGCTGGCCAAGCATGCACGCGATGAGATCGACTCGTTCCGCGCCGCAGCACCCCATCTGCCCGGAGTCATCAGCCTGTACCACATGGCCGGAGCCGACGACTATCTCCTGCACGTCGCCGCCCACGATGCCAACGAGCTCCGCGACTTCGTGCTGACGCACCTCACCGGTCACCCGGCCGTCGCCCACACCGAGACGAACCTCATCTTCGAGCACGCCGATGGCGACGGCTGGCAGGAACTGCTCAAGTGA
- a CDS encoding dihydrofolate reductase family protein yields the protein MGRFIYGMNVSLDLRIEQVPGDNGAGEWLRIGEALHRELNARTEQLAMIIHGRIYYETMEEFWPLAHADESLPDFLREYGEIWTTKPKVLVSRTRNDANHNTRVIGGDDAIEQLAAVRAETDGTIGVGGADLATQLLRARLLDELLLATHPTILGFGRPLFDDYDVPVELELLEQLSFDSGVTLHRYAVRYDGAVA from the coding sequence ATGGGCCGCTTCATCTACGGCATGAACGTGTCCCTCGACCTGCGGATCGAGCAGGTACCTGGTGACAACGGCGCTGGCGAGTGGCTGCGCATCGGCGAGGCCCTCCATCGAGAGCTCAACGCCCGAACCGAACAGCTCGCCATGATCATTCATGGGCGCATCTACTACGAGACGATGGAGGAGTTCTGGCCGCTGGCGCACGCCGATGAGTCGCTCCCCGACTTCCTCCGCGAGTACGGCGAGATCTGGACGACGAAGCCCAAGGTGCTGGTCTCCCGCACCCGCAACGACGCGAACCACAACACCAGGGTCATCGGCGGCGACGACGCGATCGAGCAGCTCGCCGCCGTGCGCGCGGAGACCGACGGCACGATCGGAGTCGGCGGCGCCGACCTCGCGACCCAGCTCCTTCGGGCAAGGCTGCTCGACGAGCTGCTGCTCGCCACGCATCCCACGATCCTCGGCTTCGGCAGGCCGCTCTTCGACGACTACGACGTACCCGTCGAACTCGAACTCCTCGAGCAGCTCTCGTTCGACTCCGGCGTCACCCTGCACCGGTACGCGGTCCGCTACGACGGTGCGGTCGCCTGA
- a CDS encoding dihydrofolate reductase family protein: MSISLDGFVAGENQSLDQGLGARGIELHRWHIGDERANDADAIAAEWLMRPRGAYVMGRNMYGPIRGDWDEDWRGWWGEEPPYHAPVFVLTHYAHEPIEMEGGTTFHFVTDGFDAAYARALEAAGDGGIDIAGGAATVRQALAAGVIDELTLDIAPVLLGSGERIFDGAESFGFEPVEVLHSPLATHIRYRRVV, translated from the coding sequence ATGTCGATCTCACTCGACGGTTTCGTCGCCGGTGAGAACCAGAGCCTCGATCAGGGACTCGGCGCGCGCGGTATAGAGCTGCACCGCTGGCACATCGGCGACGAGCGGGCCAACGATGCCGACGCGATCGCCGCCGAATGGCTGATGCGCCCCCGCGGCGCCTACGTGATGGGCCGCAACATGTACGGGCCGATCCGCGGTGACTGGGACGAGGACTGGCGCGGATGGTGGGGCGAGGAGCCGCCTTATCACGCGCCGGTCTTCGTGCTCACCCATTACGCTCACGAGCCGATCGAGATGGAGGGCGGCACGACGTTCCACTTCGTCACCGACGGGTTCGACGCTGCCTACGCGCGTGCCCTGGAGGCTGCCGGCGATGGCGGCATCGACATCGCCGGTGGAGCGGCCACGGTGCGGCAGGCGCTCGCCGCCGGAGTGATCGACGAGCTCACGCTCGACATTGCTCCCGTGCTGCTCGGGTCGGGCGAGCGCATCTTCGACGGCGCCGAATCCTTCGGTTTCGAACCCGTCGAGGTGCTCCACTCACCGCTGGCAACGCACATCCGCTATCGGCGAGTGGTCTGA
- a CDS encoding FAD-binding oxidoreductase, with the protein MAASSLSDTSVEGQVVFPTDPDYDNVRTVWNAMVDHRPQVIVRCASVADVQTAVRAAREHDLEIGIRCGGHSVLGLGVPEGGLMIDLTPLGGVRVDPACRRARVQGGALLGALDRASQAHGLATTAGNVSHTGVGGLTLGGGMGWLARQYGLSCDNVRSFEVVTADGETVTASSDENPDLFWGLRGGGGNFGIVTSFEFELHEVGTRALSVELDFARENAAEVLARWRDLSAGAPRQATFSATLMGDIVTVGFVWVGDADQGNAYARELADLGHPIAERIDELSYVDLQRRDDTIRGHAQRRYWKGHYFRELPDAAFDALLEHDPEVGASLQAYGGAIGDVPDNETAFSQRDTLFEYVAGTRWTDPGEDGDRIERARLSAARLAPFASGVYVNVLTDEGAAGIRAAYPPAKLARLGTLKAAWDPSNVFHLNQNILPVP; encoded by the coding sequence ATGGCCGCGTCCAGTCTCTCCGACACCTCCGTCGAAGGGCAGGTGGTGTTCCCCACCGACCCCGACTACGACAACGTGCGAACGGTGTGGAACGCGATGGTCGATCACCGGCCGCAGGTGATCGTGAGGTGCGCGAGCGTCGCCGACGTGCAGACGGCCGTTCGTGCCGCCCGCGAGCACGACCTCGAGATCGGCATCCGCTGCGGCGGCCACAGCGTGCTGGGGCTGGGAGTGCCCGAGGGCGGTCTGATGATCGATCTCACTCCCCTCGGTGGCGTACGGGTGGATCCGGCGTGTCGCCGGGCCCGGGTGCAGGGCGGGGCTCTTCTCGGTGCACTCGACCGTGCCAGCCAGGCGCACGGCCTCGCCACCACGGCGGGCAACGTCTCGCACACCGGCGTCGGCGGTCTGACGCTGGGCGGTGGAATGGGATGGCTGGCTCGACAGTACGGGCTCTCGTGCGACAACGTGCGTTCGTTCGAAGTGGTCACTGCCGACGGCGAGACCGTCACGGCATCGTCGGACGAGAACCCCGACCTCTTCTGGGGACTGCGTGGAGGCGGTGGTAACTTCGGCATCGTCACCTCCTTCGAGTTCGAGTTGCACGAGGTCGGAACCAGAGCGCTGAGCGTCGAACTCGACTTCGCGCGCGAGAATGCTGCAGAGGTTCTCGCCCGGTGGCGGGATCTCAGCGCCGGAGCGCCGCGCCAGGCCACCTTCTCTGCGACGCTGATGGGCGACATCGTGACCGTCGGTTTCGTCTGGGTCGGCGACGCGGACCAGGGCAACGCCTACGCCCGCGAACTCGCCGACCTCGGCCACCCGATCGCGGAGCGGATCGACGAGCTCTCCTACGTCGACCTTCAGAGGCGCGACGACACGATCAGGGGCCACGCCCAGCGGCGCTACTGGAAGGGCCACTACTTCCGTGAGCTGCCTGATGCCGCGTTCGATGCGCTTCTCGAGCACGACCCGGAGGTCGGCGCGAGCCTGCAGGCCTATGGCGGGGCGATCGGCGACGTACCCGACAACGAGACGGCATTCAGCCAACGGGACACGCTGTTCGAGTACGTCGCCGGGACCCGCTGGACCGACCCCGGCGAGGATGGCGATCGCATCGAGCGAGCCAGACTCTCGGCCGCCCGCCTGGCTCCCTTCGCCAGTGGCGTCTACGTCAATGTGCTCACTGACGAGGGCGCCGCCGGCATCCGTGCGGCCTATCCTCCGGCCAAGCTCGCCCGCCTCGGAACACTCAAAGCCGCATGGGACCCGAGCAACGTGTTCCACCTGAATCAGAACATCCTGCCCGTCCCGTGA
- a CDS encoding MBL fold metallo-hydrolase produces MLKPIAEDVAVHESACIQSNAVVVEGADGVLLVDPGITRSELAVLGGDLRERGRRVIAGFATHPHWDHVLWHPSFGDAPRYGTAACAASLRRLLRTPGWEAEVADGLPPEFADDIPMDLLGLVTAVPAGTALVPWNGPAARVIEHRAHSEGHAALLIENRGVLVAGDMLSDVLVPMLDLAADDPISDYLRALESFERVAGDVDVVVPGHGSVGDADQLRARIEQDRSYVLALRDRQAPDDARIGTAAKPGWEWVRDVHEWQVGQLDRRSTHE; encoded by the coding sequence ATGCTGAAGCCGATCGCCGAAGACGTGGCCGTGCACGAGAGCGCGTGCATCCAGAGCAACGCCGTCGTCGTCGAGGGTGCTGACGGCGTCCTGCTCGTCGACCCCGGGATCACACGGTCCGAGTTGGCCGTCCTGGGTGGGGATCTCCGAGAGCGCGGCCGGCGCGTCATCGCCGGCTTCGCGACGCACCCGCACTGGGATCACGTCCTCTGGCACCCCTCGTTCGGCGACGCACCCCGCTACGGCACTGCCGCCTGCGCGGCATCCCTCCGCCGCCTGCTGCGAACCCCGGGGTGGGAGGCCGAGGTGGCCGACGGCCTGCCGCCCGAGTTCGCCGACGACATCCCCATGGACCTGCTCGGGCTCGTCACGGCTGTACCCGCCGGCACCGCACTCGTCCCATGGAACGGCCCGGCCGCGCGCGTCATCGAGCACCGGGCCCATTCGGAGGGTCACGCGGCTCTCCTCATCGAGAATCGCGGTGTCCTCGTCGCGGGCGACATGCTCTCCGACGTTCTCGTCCCGATGCTCGATCTGGCGGCCGATGACCCGATCTCCGACTACCTCAGGGCACTGGAGTCGTTCGAACGCGTGGCCGGTGATGTCGATGTCGTCGTTCCCGGTCACGGCTCGGTCGGTGACGCCGACCAGCTGCGGGCGCGGATCGAACAGGATCGGAGCTACGTGCTGGCACTCCGCGACCGCCAGGCGCCCGACGATGCCCGCATCGGCACGGCCGCGAAGCCCGGCTGGGAATGGGTGCGCGACGTTCACGAATGGCAGGTCGGTCAGCTCGACCGGCGTTCCACACACGAGTGA
- a CDS encoding winged helix-turn-helix transcriptional regulator: MEPRSGCPINAAVEVLGDRWTLIVLRDVIFGDRRYFRALLTGSIEGIASNILADRLKRLIDAGILTRGTAARGQRARFSLTEAGIQTLPIIYALGNWGLDWRSGDDRLRARQQLMRDEGPAFVEALMDELRVRHLDAPPPETEGPGPLERLNAAFAQASGS, translated from the coding sequence GTGGAACCACGATCCGGCTGCCCGATCAACGCCGCCGTCGAAGTACTCGGCGATCGGTGGACACTGATCGTGCTGCGTGACGTCATCTTCGGCGACCGCCGCTACTTCCGTGCCCTGCTCACCGGGTCGATCGAGGGCATCGCCTCGAACATCCTCGCCGACCGCCTCAAACGACTCATCGACGCCGGGATCCTCACGCGGGGCACCGCGGCCCGTGGCCAGCGCGCCCGCTTCAGCCTGACCGAGGCCGGCATCCAGACCCTGCCGATCATCTACGCACTGGGCAACTGGGGTCTCGACTGGCGCTCGGGGGATGATCGGCTCCGGGCCCGCCAGCAGTTGATGCGCGATGAGGGACCGGCCTTCGTCGAGGCGCTCATGGATGAGCTGCGGGTTCGCCACCTCGACGCACCTCCGCCCGAGACGGAAGGTCCGGGCCCGCTCGAGCGTCTGAACGCCGCCTTCGCCCAGGCATCCGGCTCCTGA